The Haloarcula limicola genomic sequence CGTTCCGTCGCCGCCACGAGATCGTCGGCCTGGTCGTATCGGACGAGGTCGCTCTCCTCTAAGATCGGGACGTGCGTGTGATAGAGCGCGAAGTAGGTGTCCCGGATTCTGTCCTCCGAGACGGCCGTTATGTCCGCTCCGTCCGCCCGTTCCAGAACTAGTTCGGTGAGGTCGGCGAGCGTGAGCGTCTGGTGATCGTGCAGACAGGAGAGCGCGAGTCGCCGCTCTCTGGCGGCCAGCGCGCGGTAGATTCGGTCCAAGTCGCCCATCGTGTCGGTGGTTACGGTTCCACTATATCAACCTTTCCTGTAACGCTCGGCTACCGGCGGTAATCTCGCCGATACGCGCGTTCGACGGGTGCGCTCGCCAGCGGTTACTCGCCGAACCGGCGGCCGCGATGCCGAATCGACGACCGCAACGGCTTTCCTGCCGGCACGGAATCGACCAGCCATGCGATTCGGCGTCGACGAAGCCGGCAAGGGACCCGTTCTCGGGTCGATGTTCGCCGCGGCCGTCCGGGCCGAGCCGGGGAGCCTCCCGGCGGATGTCGGGGACTCGAAGGGCATCGCTCCCGAGCGGCGCGAGCAGTTGGCGACGGAGATTCGGGACGCCGCCGACGCCGTCGCCGTCGCGGAGGTCCCGGTCGCCCGCATCGACGACCCGGAGACGGACATGAACACGCTGACGGTCGCGGCCCACGCGGAAGCGCTCTCGGGCGTGGCGAGCGACGGCCTCGCGGGTACCGTCGACGCGGGCGACACCGACGCCGAGCGGTTCGGCCGTCGCGTGGCCGACCGCGTGGCCGCCGACGTGACCGTCACCGCCGAACACGGGGCCGACGAGACGGACCCGCTGGTGGGGGCGGGTTCTATCGTGGCGAAGGTGGCCCGCGACGCCCACGTCGCGGCGCTCGGCGAGACGTACGGCGACGTCGGATCGGGCTACCCGAGCGACCCGATGACGAGGGAGTTTCTGGCGAACTACGTAACTCGCCACGGCGACCTGCCCGACTGCGCGCGATCGTCGTGGTCTACCTGTGAGGACGTGCTCGCGGCCGCCGAACAGGCGACGCTTGGCGAGTTCTGACAGCTGGAAAGACCCCGCGAACGCGGTTTGGACCTGAACGGGAGATGTTTTCGACGGCCCCTGCGACCGTGCCGGCACACTGTCGGCGTTTAGCCGGGCTTCCACCGGCCTTGTCCGCGTGGACTTTAACTGGGCTCTCACCAGCCTTGCCGACGTACCGGGTTCCCGAACGTCGCTTACGTGACGTCCGGTAGTTGGCCTTGCTACCGATCCGGCCGGCCGGACCGGCGATGGGCCGCGGCGGTTCTCCTTCAGAGCGTTCACCTCGGAATCCTGTGACGGACTGCTCGGTTCTTGCCCCCAACGCGTCCCTTCACGCCCTGTGCGGACGGTTCTGAGACGAGTCGTTCAGTGTATCCCCGCGTTCCAGCGGGAACTGTATATACGTCGCGCGAGAATATAAGTCAATCTAAATTAATTTGTCACACGGTACCAAACGCCAGGGCACGATCGAGACGAAACGAATCCGTCTGCCGACGGGAGAGACGGGAAACGGCGCGATATCGCCCGTTCAGTCCTCGTCTATCACGAGGGCTCGGAGGATGTCACCGTAGGCCGGCCGCGTCACCAGCACGCCGATGAGGACGCCGACGATGGTGATGATAGCGAACCCGGAGAGGTCGCCCAGCGAGAGCACCATCAGCGGACTCATGGCGACGATGGTCGTCGCCGCGGCCGCGCCGATGACCCAGAACGCCTTCCGGAAGCGGTTCTGGAACACGCGGCCGGTCTCGACTTTCCCCTGCTGGAGTATCTCGTCGGCGATGATGATGAGGTCGTCCACCCCCGTCCCGATGACGGCGATGAACCCCGCCAAGTGCGATAAGTTCAGCGGGTACTGGACGAACGCGACGAAGCCCAGCAGGATGAACACCTCCGAGAGCGCCGTCACGATCATCGGCAGCGCGACCTCCGCCCGGCCGTAACGCCCGTAGACCACCAGACTGACGGCGACGACGGCGAGCAGGCCGGTGATCAGTGAGTTCGTCTTGAACTGGTCGGCCAGCGCCGGTTCGAGCGAGCGCGTCTGGGTCACCTGCGGGTCGAAGTTCAGCGGCGCGGGGAGCTGTCCCGCGTCGAGGCTGAGCTTCACCTGCTGGGCCTTCTCCCGGGACGGCACCTCGATGGTCAGCGTCGGGTTCTCGGCGAAGGAGCCGTCGGCGAAGGAACTGCCCAGTCCGGGCTGGACGCTGCCGTTGAAGACGACCTCGTCCTCGTAGGTGACCTGCAGACACTCGACGGGTTGCCCCCTGGCCTGTGCCTGCTGGGGGTTACAGAACCCGCCGTTGCCGAACCCGGCGGCGGCCATCTCCCGCGCGAACGCCTCTGCGGCCCCTTCTTCCATCGTGACCGAGAACGTGTACGACTCGCCGCCGGAGGCGGTCTGCTGCTGGTTTATCGTCCCGGTCCCGCGGATCGCGTCGGCGCCCTGGTCCAGCACGGCCTTGCGGACGTAGGTGCCGTTCTCGGCCGGGTAGTAGGCGTACATCCGGACGATACCCCGGTCTTCGAGGATGCTCCGCAGTTCCTCGTAGTCCTTGTCGGGGGCCGTGATGGCGATGTAGTTGCGCTCG encodes the following:
- a CDS encoding DUF7344 domain-containing protein, which gives rise to MGDLDRIYRALAARERRLALSCLHDHQTLTLADLTELVLERADGADITAVSEDRIRDTYFALYHTHVPILEESDLVRYDQADDLVAATERVRPALSSVCDNVEAILAAEIDG
- the rnhB gene encoding ribonuclease HII, coding for MRFGVDEAGKGPVLGSMFAAAVRAEPGSLPADVGDSKGIAPERREQLATEIRDAADAVAVAEVPVARIDDPETDMNTLTVAAHAEALSGVASDGLAGTVDAGDTDAERFGRRVADRVAADVTVTAEHGADETDPLVGAGSIVAKVARDAHVAALGETYGDVGSGYPSDPMTREFLANYVTRHGDLPDCARSSWSTCEDVLAAAEQATLGEF
- a CDS encoding preprotein translocase subunit SecD, with protein sequence MSAIRENWRIGALIVLLLVSAVALFVPGVPPGSNPAADNSSAAASEGMTNLQYGIELNGGTRIRAPVVGITAEGVDIPTNTTQRAQLEQSLADSLGVDRIDIQAVPRAEGGTVEVFSKNVSTSELRTALENQGYQPETVREGVTEQTREEMVEAIDQKISTSALSGGTVTQARTSERNYIAITAPDKDYEELRSILEDRGIVRMYAYYPAENGTYVRKAVLDQGADAIRGTGTINQQQTASGGESYTFSVTMEEGAAEAFAREMAAAGFGNGGFCNPQQAQARGQPVECLQVTYEDEVVFNGSVQPGLGSSFADGSFAENPTLTIEVPSREKAQQVKLSLDAGQLPAPLNFDPQVTQTRSLEPALADQFKTNSLITGLLAVVAVSLVVYGRYGRAEVALPMIVTALSEVFILLGFVAFVQYPLNLSHLAGFIAVIGTGVDDLIIIADEILQQGKVETGRVFQNRFRKAFWVIGAAAATTIVAMSPLMVLSLGDLSGFAIITIVGVLIGVLVTRPAYGDILRALVIDED